From Pantoea vagans:
AATGGCACTTCCCGGAATCCTAAAATGGCTAAAGACACCGCACCCGAAGCAAAAATTGCGCAGCTGACTGAAATGCAGCGCTACGTCACTCAGCATCGCGGAACGGAACCGCCTTACAGCGGCGCGTTGCTCCACAACAAGCAGGAAGGGATCTACCACTGTCTGGTTTGTGAGGCGCCACTTTTCCTCTCAGAGACTAAATATGATTCAGGCTGTGGCTGGCCCAGTTTTTACCAGCCGGTGAATGATGATGCGATTCGCTATATCGAAGACAACTCTCATGGCATGCAGCGTGTTGAGATCCGCTGCGGGAGTTGCGATGCGCATCTGGGGCATGTCTTCCCCGATGGTCCGCAACCGACTGGTGAACGCTACTGTGTTAACTCCGCCTCGCTGAATTTCACCGACGAGCAGGGCGAACAGACCAAAGGGTAAGGCGATGAAGGAACAACTTGAAGCAATGCTTGCGTCGATGACACCTGAAGTCTACGAACGACTGGCAACAGCAGTTGAGATTGGAAAATGGCCGGATGGCGTGGCACTGACGCAGGAGCAGCGCGACAACTGCCTGCAACTGGTTATGTTGTGGCAGGCAAGACACAACGATGCGCCGCAACATATGACCATCGCTAAGGGCGGCGAGATGGTGATGAAGTCGAAGAAAGAGCTGAAAGAAGCGTTCGGCATCGACCCGGATGTCACCCGCATTCATCTGCACTAAAAAAAAGCTGGCGTCATGCCAGCTCCATTTTTAAATCAGAATCGCGCCCTGAGCCGTCATCTGAGCAAAGGCGATTTCACTGTCCTCAGGATTCAGATTGACGCCACGGCAGCCTTCTTTGACTACCTCGACGTGATACCCCAATTCCAGCGCATCCAGCACGCTATATTTCACGCAGTAATCTGTCGCCAGCCCCAGCATCACCAGATGGGTGATGCCACGCTCACGCAGCCAGCTGTCCAGCTCGGTTTTACGACGGTGGCCATTATCAAAAAAGGCGCTGTAGCTGTCGACATCCTGATCTTCACCTTTATGGAACGTCGCATCGAACAGTGAACGATCCAGACCAGGATGGAAGTCGGCACCTTCTGAGCCCTGAATGCCGTGATCGGGCCACCAGATTTGCGCCAGACCATTTAACTCGCCCAGCGTGTAGACCGGCTCACCGGAAACCGAGGCAAAGCTGCCGTGATCGGCCGGGTGCCAGTCCTGCAGGGCCAGTACGCATTCACCGTTTTCACGGAACAGCCGCGCATAGCGATTGGCCACCTCGACCGTGTGGTCGCCCTCATGGACTGCCATCGGGCCGCCGGGGCAAAAATCGTTCTGAATATCAATAATGATGAGTGCCCGCTTCATTACATGTCGCTCCGTTTCAGTCTTCAGTCAGTTCGCCGCGCAAATTCTGCTGCATTCTGGCACGGATTTGATCGGCAGAGAGTTCCTGGCTGAGTAAAAAGTGTAGCTTGGTCAGCGCGGCTTCTACCGTCAGGTCAAATCCGCTAATCACGCCAGCTTCTTCCAGCGCATTGCCGGTGGCGTATCCGCCCATATTCACCTTGCCTGAAATACACTGGGTCAGGTTAACTACCACGATACCACGTTCGCTGGCCTGCTGAAGTTCGGTCAGAAATTCCTTGTTCTGCGGGGCGTTGCCCACGCCATAAGAACGCAGGATCAGCGCCTTCACCGGCTGACGCAGGAAGTTACGCACCACGTCGGCGGAAATTCCAGGATAGATGGTCACCACGCCAATAGGCTGAGGCGTAATGGTGTGAACTTTCAGTTCGCCCTGACCGGATGGGGCAGGTGGCGTATTGAGGCGGCGAATATGAATGCCCGCTTCCAGTAGTGCAGAGAGGTTAGGCGACGCAAAGGCGTTGAAGCCATCGGCATGGGCCTTGGTCGTACGGTTACCGCGATAAAGCGTGTTATTGAAAAACAGAGACACTTCGCTAATCGGGTAGTTAGCCGCCACGTAGAGCGAATTTAACAGATTCTGCTGACCATCTGAGCGCAGCTCCGCCAGGGGGATCTGCGACCCGGTCACGATCACCGGCTTGGCCAGATTTTCCAGCATGAACGAGAGCGCGGAAGCGGTAAACGCCATGGTGTCAGTGCCATGCAGAATCACAAAGCCATCATAGCGATCGTAATTTTTTCGGATATCGTTGGCGATAAACTGCCAGTCTTCCGGAGTCATGTCAGATGAGTCGATCAGCGGCTGATATTCATGAATGGTGAAATCAGGCATCTCGGGGCGGTGGAACTCGGGCATATTCGCCAGCTGCTGCTGCAGGTGCCCTGAGACCGGAATATAGCCCTGCGCAGAGCGCTGCATACCGATTGTCCCGCCCGTGTAGGCTACGTAGATGTTTTTCTTTTGCATTAGAGAACTCAGACTCGCCATAAAACGCGCAGTATAAGGGGAATAGCGGGGAAAAGCAGCCCGACCAGCGGCCGGGCTGAGAGGTTTATCGCACTTCGCCGCAGTTCAGGCAGAAGGCATAACGGTTCTGAGGATCGTTCTGCTTATCGAACAGACCCGGCTGAGCTTTCATGGCACTCATGACATCCAGCATCGGTGCGGGCAGCCAGGCTTTCAGCGTATCCGGCAATACGGCCTGTACAGAGGCGTTCATCTGGCCCAGCACCATATCCAGGAAGGTCGGTTCATCCTGATACCAGCTCAGCATGGGTTTACTGACTTTCGCCAGCTCGCCCGCCTTCTTCACGGCATCATCGAAGTCACCCAGCGCATCCACCAGCCCATTGGCTTTGGCATCGCTGCCGGTCCAGACATGGCCCTGCGCTATCGCATCAATCTGCTCGGGGGTTTTATGACGCGACTTCGCCACCAGACCCACAAAGTTGCGGTAACCATTTTCGATAGTCAGCTGCATCAGCTGCTGAACTTCCGCTGGCAGCGCCTTGGTGGTGGAGATATCCGCCAGCGGGGAGGTCGCGACACCATCTGTGTGCACGCCAATGCTGTCCAGACTGTTCTCCAGCGTATTGATCACGCCGAAGATACCAATCGAGCCGGTCAGCGTGCTGGGGTTCGCCACAATGTAGCTGGCAGGCGTTGAGATCCAGTAACCACCGGATGCCGCCATGCCGCCCATAGAGACCACAATCGGCTTACCTGCGGCCTGGGCCGCCGCCAGCTCTTCACGAATCGCTTCCGAAGCTGTCACGCTGCCACCCGGGCTGTTCACCCGCAGAATAATCGCTTTGATTTTTGGATCGAGGCGCGCATCGCGGATCTGAGCAGCTGTTGTGTCGCCACCGACGTTGCCCGGCGTC
This genomic window contains:
- the pncA gene encoding bifunctional nicotinamidase/pyrazinamidase encodes the protein MKRALIIIDIQNDFCPGGPMAVHEGDHTVEVANRYARLFRENGECVLALQDWHPADHGSFASVSGEPVYTLGELNGLAQIWWPDHGIQGSEGADFHPGLDRSLFDATFHKGEDQDVDSYSAFFDNGHRRKTELDSWLRERGITHLVMLGLATDYCVKYSVLDALELGYHVEVVKEGCRGVNLNPEDSEIAFAQMTAQGAILI
- a CDS encoding YeaC family protein encodes the protein MKEQLEAMLASMTPEVYERLATAVEIGKWPDGVALTQEQRDNCLQLVMLWQARHNDAPQHMTIAKGGEMVMKSKKELKEAFGIDPDVTRIHLH
- the ansA gene encoding asparaginase, giving the protein MQKKNIYVAYTGGTIGMQRSAQGYIPVSGHLQQQLANMPEFHRPEMPDFTIHEYQPLIDSSDMTPEDWQFIANDIRKNYDRYDGFVILHGTDTMAFTASALSFMLENLAKPVIVTGSQIPLAELRSDGQQNLLNSLYVAANYPISEVSLFFNNTLYRGNRTTKAHADGFNAFASPNLSALLEAGIHIRRLNTPPAPSGQGELKVHTITPQPIGVVTIYPGISADVVRNFLRQPVKALILRSYGVGNAPQNKEFLTELQQASERGIVVVNLTQCISGKVNMGGYATGNALEEAGVISGFDLTVEAALTKLHFLLSQELSADQIRARMQQNLRGELTED
- the msrB gene encoding peptide-methionine (R)-S-oxide reductase MsrB; the encoded protein is MAKDTAPEAKIAQLTEMQRYVTQHRGTEPPYSGALLHNKQEGIYHCLVCEAPLFLSETKYDSGCGWPSFYQPVNDDAIRYIEDNSHGMQRVEIRCGSCDAHLGHVFPDGPQPTGERYCVNSASLNFTDEQGEQTKG